The genomic stretch CAGGACCCTGCGGTCCAAGTACCATTGGCGCTGGAGGGCTTAACGGTCGTGTTCGGGATGGGTACGTGTGGAACCCCTCCGCTATCGCCACCAAACAATGATTTTTGCGCTGTGATATCTTCAGTGAACACTCACCAGCAAAATATCAGACCTTAGAAAGGACATTCAGCTTAAAATCTGTCAGAAAATCCTTACCGGATTTATAATTTATCATATTTCAAAAACATATTCAACTAGTAATAAAAACCATCGATCAATAAATTAAATATCTTTAATTACTGCATCATATGCACATTGTAAATGTCTCTTTCTTAAGAGGACATAAATAATATATCATATTGAATAGAGCTATTCTAATAGTAAATCACCCCTTTTATTCATGAGAAATAGGGTATCGCACCCTCCAAATCATCACTGTCCTCATTGATCATCTTTCATTTATCATCTCACTTAAAAATAGTCTCATATTTTAATATCAACTTTCAAAAGATAACTATATAGAATGATAAACAATATTTCTAATGTAGAAGTTTTTCGTATAGTGAAACCAAATAATGTAACTACAATCAAATTTATAACGTCTTTCATTATATACATTTACAAATGGAGGCGATAAAAATAAAGAAGAAACTATTCATCTCACTTTTTGTGGTTGTTTTTTCTCTTAGCATAATGGTTGGTTTAGCTTTTGCTAAGGTGAACATTAGGATCGTGGTTAACGGTCAACAAGTTAATTCAGATGTAGCTCCTCAGATCGTCAATAACCGAGTAATGGTGCCTATAAGTATGGTAGCAGAGGCATTAGATGCGAATGTAGGTTGGAACCAAAAGAATCAAACGGTAACTATCAATGACAAATCGATACCTTCTCAGGAAGATATATGGAAACAAGATCTTGATTTCATTGGTAGTGGTTGGGCAAGTCTTAAAAACATTATTGGAACATTTATGATTGGTTACGATGAAAGAGATGATGCATTAATTAAATCAGTATCAGTGGAAGGTTATGATAAGTTACCTATAGGTGGAATGTACCCAGCGATTATGGACTATAAAATTGTTGATGCACAGGAATTAACTCATTCCTTAAAAGTTAGAGTGAAAGTTATTCTATATGAAGATATTTTAAAAGGAGAAATATGGGATTTTGTAATAACTAAACGGAAAATTGAAACTATGAAAAAAGTAGACTTTTTCAACGTCGATGAATATACAGTTTTCCCAGGTCTTTCGTATTCAAAATAAGTCCTTTTATTTACCCAAATGATCGACTATGTAATTCTCTCTTCTTAGTTGTAAGAAAGGTTGTGGAAAGTTGAACAGTAAATTTTTATCGAGTTTTTTATTAAGTTTTGTTTATGTAATCGTTTTTTATTTTGGTGCATATGGCTTGATGTTACTCGGTATGATCGATGATGGTTTCTTTATATTAAATCATGTATTTGTTGGTTTTTATCAATGGCTTTACTTGGTACCACTTATCATTTACCAAAAAAAGAAAAACAGAGTATTTACAGGTTACCTTATAGGCGGATTATGTCTCACTTGTTTAAACATCGCGTTGATTGTATGGATATTTTTAGACCCCTCAAAATTCTTTTAAGTTAGCCATTAAAAAATGACATAGCAGATAATATAAATTTATTATTACAAAAAACCCCCTCATGTATGCAGGAAGAGTTCGCGGTATACGTTCTCTTTTCACCCTGTATACAATGCGGGGGTTTAAAGTTAATGAAGCAAGCAATGCTTGATGCATCGCTTGCTTCATTTAATTATTTATTGAAAGTGACTTTTTCCAAACCATTCTCAAGAATGATTGACGTGTCCCTAGGTTTTGTTTCGGCAATTTTGCGGCCGCCTCTGAAAGAATAAAGCACTGCAGCTTGTTTACGGATCGCCTCATATTCATTCTCTGCTTCAAGAACGATGAAGTTCGCTGGTTTACCTTCTTCAATACCGTACATATCTTCAATATGCAGGGTTCTTGCACTATTTTTCGTAATAAGATCAATTGAATTCACGATTTGATCGTAACCAAGCAGCTGAGAAGCATGGATACCCATGTGCAGTACTTGAAGCATGTTGCCTGTACCAAGCGGATACCATGGATCAAAGATATCATCGTGTCCGAAGCACACATTAAGCCCGGCTTCTTGCAGCTCTTTGACGCGAGTCAGCCCTCTTCTTTTCGGATACGTGTCGAAACGTCCTTGCAAGTGGATGTTGACCAGCGGATTGGATACGAAATTCAGGTCCGCCATCTTAAGAAGTCTGAACAATTTATAAGTGTAAGCATCATTATAAGATCCCATTGCCGTCGTGTGGCTTGCTGTTGTCCGGGAACCTAAGCCGCGTTCGTAAGCTTCTTTAGCTACAACTTCTAAGAAACGGGATTGTTCGTCATCAATTTCATCGCAGTGAATATCGATAAGACGGTCATATTTTTCAGCAAGGTCAAATGCAACCTTCATTGAATCCACGCCATATTCTCTCGTAAATTCGAAATGAGGGATACCGCCGACCACGTCAACGCCCATCTTCAGCGCCTCTTCCATTAGTTCCACGCCGTTCGGGTAGGAGTGAATACCTTCCTGTGGGAATGCAACAAGCTGAATGTCAACATAGGGTGCCATTTCTTCTTTCACTTCGAGCATTGCTTTAACAGCGGTGAGACTTGGATCGGTCACGTCTACATGTGTCCGTACATGCTGAATACCTTGTGCGACCTGCCATTTTAGTGCTGTTTTGGAACGTGTTTTAACGTCTTCATGTGTCAGGAATGCCTTACGTTCAGACCAACGCTGAATCCCTTCAAACAATGTCCCGCTCAAATTCCATTCCGGCTCGCCTGCTGTTAACGTTGTATCCAGATGAATATGAGGTTCAATGAATGGCGGCAGCACAAGTGCACCGCTCACGTCAAGAACTTCCTCATTCGTTGTCGTGTCCAAAGATTGTGTGATTTGCCCAAACTTCCCGTCTTTCACGACAATATTCCATAATCCTTCTTTACCCCGCAATTTTGCGTTCTGTATAATCATTTAAATTCCCCATTTCTTTGGATTCTTTCGCAGGAACGACCAGCATTAAAACGATGTAAGCTGCTGCCGTACCGATTAGTGCGTTTAGTGGTGTAATTCCTGGGGCCAGCTGAGCAAAGGCTACACCGATTGCCCATGCAACCATCGCTACCCAGTTTACATTTTTGAATGTCATTTCGGCAAATGGCTTATAGTTTCTACGCTTCACAACAAAGTAGTCTGCAATAATGATGGCCCCGATCGAAGGAATCGCTGCGCCGAGCACATTCAGGAAACCAACAAAGTTGTTATACATCCACATAGCAAATACGGTACCCACGATGCCGTTAACAATAACGAAGAACTTTTTCGAAATTTTAGTGATATTTGCAAAACCCAGCCCGGAAGCGTATAGGGCGTTATCGTTCGTCGTCCAGATATTCAGTCCCAAAACGATGATCGCTGGAAGGATCAACCCCTGCAGGAACATAACCTCCGAGATATCTGACAGGTTATAAGCCATTGCGCCGACTGCTCCGAACAAGAACATAAGTGAGTTACCTAAGAAGAAAGAAATAACTGTCGCAGTCACTGCTTGTTTAGATGTTTGAGAAAAACGCGCAAAGTCTGGCGTCAACGTACCGCCGCTAATGAATGATCCAATACAAATCGTTAGTGCCGCTGCCACGGTAATCGACTCTGTCGGCATGTAATCTAACAAGCCTTGAAAACCGCCCAGCGTGTCTACTCCTTCAAATACAGAGTAACCGCCAAGAATGGCAATAGCGGGAACCGCAATATATCCAAGAATAACGAGTGACTTGATACCGAAAATAGCTGTTGCTGTCATTGCTAAACCAAATATGAAAATTAAAAGATACACGTTCCAATCCATCGCTTTAGCGACGGGTACAGCGAACATCGCCACACCAACACCGAACCATCCTACCTGTGTAAATCCAAGCAAGAACGAAGGCAGGTATGAACCTTTCCCACCAAACGAATATTTGGCCAACAAGTGTGTGGAAAGACCTGTTTTAGCAGCAATATGTGCCAGTGCTCCGGTATAAATACCTAAAATCAAGTTACCCCCAAGCACAATTCCCATGAACTGCATAAACGTCAAACTGACTCCGAGCGTCCCCCCTGCCAGCATACTAGCCGAGAAGAAAGTGAATGCTAGCATTACTGAAAACGTCTTTCTAAAATTGTTTCTTTGCGTCTTTGGCACCTCTTGCCATGAAAACTCTTGATCGTGTTTACTCATCAGAATACCCCCAGGTTAAAGTCTCCTGATACCAAAAAGCAGAAAAAAGAGGCTACTCGTCAAGTTTCAAACTGACAGGTAGCCTCTTTTTCACATCATAATCCGCGCGAAGATGCAGAGCATCTCCTAACGGACTATGCCCTGATTCTCGCGTGATTATAAAATCCGCTGCCCTTGTCAGCCTCTCTGGACTGAATTAAAGGTACCCGTATTCAATTACATTCTATTATTTTTGAAATCTACTTGAATGTCAATGGTATTATTATCCTTACGTAATTTGAAAAATGCATTTCTAAATAGAGGGAGTAAAAAGGGAATTAACTCGTTATTAGATGAGATGGAGATACTATCTAACTATTAAACGTCTAAGTAACAGGATTACTATGGAATCAGTGATTTTTTACATGGAAGTTGTTTGGGTTGCACAACAAAGAGGCTCACACTGATTCGGAGAGCCTCTTGTTTTCTGCTATTTTCATTTGCTTGTTAACGTAAAAGAACGACTACTAACATAAAATAACTGCTGCACTTTTTATAATCTTGCTAATAATCCGCAGGAAGTAAAACCTGCTCCAACCGACCACATGATATGGTGATCCCCTTGCTTAAGCTTCCCATCTTCAATTGCATGATACAGGGCAAGGAATGGACTTGTTGTTCCCGTATAAGCATATTTGTTACCTACATAGGTGAACTTTGATGAGTCTTCTTCTAATGCTTCTGCTAAGTAAGCAATCTTTGTTGAGAGGACCTGAGAAATTGAATAATGGGTGATGGCATCTTTAGTAAGATCATGATCTTTTAAAAGATCATTTATTACAGCGGGTGCCTTAGCAAACATACTATCCACTTTATAGGAATCGGACACTCTTGTTTGAATTACTTTTGAATTCTTAAATCCATGCTCAGGTAATACTAAATCTTCCGGTCTTTCAGAATGGGTAATATAAGAAGAATCAATTAAACCGTACCCGTCTTCTTCTACTCTTTCTAGAATAACAGCACATGCTGCGTCACCGCTTAAACCTATATGTACCAAGTTCTCAGGCTTATAGAAGTTGCCTACTTGCTCACTTCCTACGATAAGCGCGTATTTCATTTTTGGATTATGTAACATTGCTCTACTTACTTGATCATATGACACAACCATACCTGCACAATTCGCGTTCTGATCATAGATAGCACATTGATCTTTACCACCAATTGCTTTATGAATAAAAGCTGCATCGGTAGGTATATTGTACTCGTGAGTACCGGACGATATGGTTATCAGATCTAGCTGCTCACCACTCATATTTGCTGCTTTTAGTACTTTTTTAGCTGCTTCAATCGCCATCGTTACGGTGGTTTCTTGTTCATCTGCTAGATATCTATTATCTCTTCCTAAATGGGCCCACATCCCAAGAAGTCTTTCTCGATCGGGTGAAGAAGAAGCCACTTCCTCATTCGTATATGAATTCTCTGGATGATATACTGCAATCTGTTTTAATCTAACACTGGGCAATCAAAACACACTCCTTATAATCCTAGAATTGCTTTAGCTTCTTCTGTTGTTTTTACAAACTGACCTGTAAACCCTTCTACTTTTTTAGCCGTATTATGAAGCTGAATGTTAACAATTGCTTTCTTAGCTTCTACCATAATGCATCTTCCAAATTTAGAGTAAATCTCATAACACTCTGCTAAAACCGGTAGAATCTCTTGTTTAAATACAGCTAGATTCGTAGAATCAATAACAATTGTCTGATTTGCAATGTGTGGACCTAAAGTAGCTTTCAAGTCAGCAACCTTCTGATTGGTTAACTCTAAACTGGCGAACCCTTCAAGATCTACCCAAATAATATTACCTTCATTATAAAACTTTGTCGTTGCTTCCATTTTTAACATCTCCTTTTGATTTTTTCTAATATGAGATATCACCGACGGGCTTTTTTTAGCCTACCTCCTTAAAAAAAGAACTTTTTTTCAATATTTGGTCATACAGAGAGGTTATCGGCATTTTTTAGTTTAAAGTGAAGATATTGTATGCAAAATTGCTAATTATGTATGCTACAAACGGATTAATGGATGAGCATGAGGAACTTTCTTTATTTTTCACAGAAAAAAAGCCCGGCTCATAGCCAGGCTCAAGGTTACTAAAATTACAGTTTGATATATTCTACCCACTGCTTATACAGTTCCGGCTTGGTACACTTAAAAATCCCTTCAAAATCATGAGGATTTCGGATTACTTTGTTTAAAGCATCTATGCCGTATCGATCCATCACAAATTCCACCATCATATAAGAGAATTGAAATCCTTTCATCGTTTCAAAGTCCCAGGTATCGTTATCTAAATCATCAAAAGAAGGGATCGCCAAATGGCGAATGGCATCTTCCGTTGAACTTTTTATATACTCTTTGGTCATCTGCTTGGCCTCGTATCCGCCTATTCCCTGTCTGATCCATTTGGGAGCCGAAGGATTAATATCTTCGATTAACCACATGGTAAATAAATGGACCACTCCTTTTAAAATAGACTCATAGGTATGATCAGGTCCCGGGTTTAGAGGAGATACTATTTTCAGAATATGACCTTCATACGTTCCCATAAACCAATCCGGTGCACCTGGTTCGCCGACTGCATGATGGAATGCTTGCAGGTCGGGATAGATTTCAATAACGATTTTACGAGAAGGCTGGTGATTGTACTTGGTTGTCACTCGTTCCACATTTATCTTTAATTCATCAAATAAGTCTTGATGTACCTTATTTAGACGTTCATTTGTACCTTGACTGTCACCCTTATTAACAATGGAAATCATATCCTGAATAGACATGATGGCAATGTCCCCCCATTCATTCAATTCTTTTCTTAATTTTTCTAAAGCTCGGTATAATCGGTTCTTCACTGCACTCTCGCGCAGTCCAACGATTTTAGATATTTCAGACAAGGTGCAATCTACAAAAAAACGCAGTGCAATAATTTCCTGGTCAAGCTCACTCAGTTTCCTTAACGCAGAACTAATATCAATTCGAATATCCACATGTTTCGTAAATTCAAGAGAGATTGACTGCGATTCATAATCTGTAAAATCAAATGGTGATTCTTTTTGCCGTGATAACCTGCGATATTCGTTCTTCACTGTATTCTGAGCAATCTTAAAGATCCAAGTGAACAAATGAGCGTTGCCTTTAAAGCGGTGAAAGTTCTCGACAGCTTTTAAAAATACCTGTTGTGTCAAGTCATCTGCAGCCATGGGATTCACTTTCAGTGCGAAATATTTGCGAATTCTCTCACGATACTGCTCATACGTGTGATCGAAACTTGTATTGCGATCCTGTTCATCCGGATAAACAGAAGTGTTGTCATGAGCTCCTGACATGGTGTGAACCTCCTCTTGATTTACATTTAATTAGACACCGGCGGGAGCCAAAAAGCCACGTATAAATAAAAAATAATTTTATGCTTTATATATAAGACGGATTGTCAATCCAAGTGCGACACTTCTTCTTCAAATGATTCGTGAGCAGTTTTCCATCCCAAACATTTCCTTGGTCTGTTGTTAATAAGTTGGAGGGCGTGTTCTAATTCTTCCTCGGTCACCTTTGCAAAGTCCTTTCCTTTTGGGAAGAACTCTCGAAGGAGCCCGTTTCCATTCTCATTGGAGCCTCGTTGCCATGAGGAATAAGGATCTGCAAAATATACCGTCATACCGTGTGACTCTTCCAATTCACGAAAGCACGCGAACTCTTTACCACGGTCTACGGTAGCTGTCTGGAAGGTTTGGGCAGGGTACTGTGCAGCAACTACACCAATAGCAATTTCCATTGATAATGAAGTGCGATCTGGCATTTTAATAGCAGTGTATAGCCTTGTTTTTCGCTCGATACATGTAGCGACACAAGCCTTACTTTTTCCTCGGCTGGAGACGACCGTGTCCAGTTCCCAGTGTCCAAAGGTTTCACGGGAACGAATCTCTTTAGGCCGTTGTTTGATAGAAGTGCCTACGAGGAAGCGACCTCGTTTTTCTTGGGGTTTTTGTCTTTTTCCTTTGTGTCTTAACTGCTGAACGGTGTTACGAATCATACGTCCTTGATAAAGCCAGCGATAGATCGTTTTGAACGAAACCATGGGCTCTCCTTTCAGTCTATAACGCATAGAGATTTGCTCAGGAGACCAGGTTTCGTGAAGTCGCTGTTCAATTTCTTTTCCGAGTGTCTCCGTCCATTTTTCTCTAGGTTTCTGAGCTTGGCGAAGATGCTTATAACGATGCTCTGATGCTACCGCTTGATAACCATTTAGGCTTTGATTTTTCCTCAGTTCCCGGCTGATCGTGGAATGATGACGATCCAATTCGCGAGCAATGGCTCGGGCGGACAGCCCCAGTTGATGTAATACTTCTAGTTTACTGCGTTCAATTATGCTAAGATGTGTGTAGCTCATGGCGGATTCTCCTTGTAGGTGTTGTGTGGTAACTCCATTCTACACGAATCCGGCCATGGGCCATTTTTAATTTTGAACTAGGTGTCGCACTTCATATTACAATCCGTCATAAAGAAAAAACACCCTGAAATTCACAGGATGTTTTGTTTGTTTTAGTTAAATCCTTTAGTTTTGAATTTTACGTTCTTTCCTTCCATACAACAGGTAATATAGGAAAAGTGTTGCTAATACAATGAACCCGAGTGTTACATATAAACCATCATATCCTGTCGCTGGAATGAGTAATCCAAGAATAGAGGGGCCAAAACCGTTTCCTAAATCATAAAATATAAAAAAAGTCGCAGTTGCTAAGCCAACTCTGTGCGGTTCAGCTAAACTGATTGCTAGAGCCTGAGATATGGATGAAATATTACCAAACCCAAGAGCTACTAAAGCTCCTGCCAATAACAAAATAGCACTGCTAGAAGCAGAACCTAAGAAGAGCATTCCTGCGCCATAAACAATAAGAGCCGGATATATGATGATGTTTGCTCCTTTTTTGTCCATCAAACGTCCTGTAAAAGGTCGTGATATCAAGACAAATACAGTATAGATCATAAAGAAAAAACTTGCTGCTTCTATTAGCCCTAATTCCAAAGCATAAACATTCAAATAGGAAACGATACCTGAAAAACAAAATGCCATTATAAACATAATAATTCCTATTGGTATCGCTTTAGGCTCAATAAAGTCAGAGACTTTCAATCCTTTTTCTTTCTTTATCGTTGCCTTATTCGTTACAGAAAACTTCACAAAAATTCCGATGACTACATTTATAATTCCTAGGATCAGTGAGAAAATGAAAATCATATTTAAATTTGCGTTTTGGCTCATATTCAAACCAATAAATGGACCAATTCCCGTGGCCAGTGCCGTACTAATTGCAAAGTAACTAATCCCTTCCCCTTTTCGTGAAGCAGGAAGGTTAAGTACGACAACTGTACTTACAACCGTAGTTATTATACCTAATGTGATCCCGTTCAAAAAACGACTTAAGATGAGAAAACCAATGTTAAAATGAACAAAGTAAAGTAATGTTGTTAAAATGAAAAAAAGTAACGAGGTCATCAAGATTTTTTTGGTTTGTACAAGACGTCCTGTAAATAAACGTCCTAATAAGGAACCAATAATAAAGATCCCTGCTATAATTCCCGCCTCGCCGGTAGATGCATTAAATTCTTGAATTGAATATAGCGTAATCGTCGCGTTTAATAAAAAGAAAATTAATGTCATAAAGAAATTGATTAACGAAAGAATAATAAAATTTTTCGTCCAAAGTTTCGTGTTTATCTGACTCATCGTTGTTCTCCTGCCTACCTTATTAATTCGGTAAATAAATAGATTCTTAATTTCACAAATAAATCGAGACCCTTCAAGGGCCCCGATTTATTTGGTCACTGGTCTTTACAGCGACTCATATTCCTCACGTCGTCGTGGATATTAAAAAGTGTACGATTCTCCGTCTTCGGGGATGAATAAACGGGAGGAAAACCTTTTTTCTTCTCCAAAGCGTTTCAGTTCTTTTCTAGATAGTGTCCAGTGGTTAACTGCTTCCATGTGTACAGCGATAATGTTGGCGTTGGGAGCTGCCTTATGCACCTCATAAACATCTTCTTTGCCCATGATAAGTGAACCCATATCATTCCAAACATTATCGCCAGCGTTCAAGACGATAATTTCGGGATTGTGGGAATCGATTTCTTTTTGGACACCGTCATACCATACTGTATCTCCAGCTATGTATAATGTCTTCTCGTTGGCATGTTTAAATACAACACCACACACCTGCCCCATCCTTTCTAACAATTCTTCCCCTCTACCGTGCTCACCTTGTGTTTTAATTAATTGAATACCCTCAAAAATCGTATCTTCAGCAAGTGTTTCTACTTGTTCAAAACCGTCGTTTTTAACTTGAATAGCATCCTGTTCGTTCTGTACAAAAACTTTAATACCTTTTGGAAGCATTTCTTTTGCTATATCATCGTAATGATCTAGATGCAAATGTGTCAGTATTACCGCATCGATATCTTTGATGATATCGTCAACTGACATCGGCAGATCGATTATAGGATTTCTGATGTCCTCTCTGATCCCTGCCAAAAATGGAGGATACAGACCTTTGTCCGCGAGCAGTGGATCAATCAAGAATTTTTTACCTGCATAATGGACAATGATTGTCGCATTTCGAATTTGTTGAATGAACATGTGAAAGTAAATTCTCCTTTTGTTATCTGTTTTGTTTCGCAACAAAGTTCAGTTTATACTAGATGCTACGTTCAATTACACAGATTAATTAAAGTGTATTGACCTTTTCACTTTATTTTTTAAAGGAGATGCGCCAGATTTGGATCAAACGGATAAACGAATTATTGAAGAGCTAAGTCAAAATAGCCGAATTACAATGAAAGAACTAGGGGCAAGAGTTCACCTCACTGGTGCCGCAGCAGCAGCCCGTGTGGAGAAACTAGAAGATACGGGAGTTATAGAGGGGTACAGCATTAAGGTTAACCAAACAAAATTAGGTTGTTTTACGTATGCATTTCTTAACATTTATATAAAAAGCACACACCACCAACCATTTCTTTCATTTATTCAAGAAAAAAGAGAGCATATCCTCAATAATTATAAAATAAGCGGTGATGGTTGCTATCTGCTTGAATGCAGGTTTCCAAGTAATGAATCATTGAACCAATTTTTATTAGATTTAAATAATTACGCCAACTACAAATTATCTATTGTGATTGATAAAACCTTGTAGGAAAGAACCTAAACAGCGGTTTTAGACAAGTTAGATATTAGTAGGAATCTGTTCATTAAAAAAAGGAAGCCAATTTGTATCCGATGGCTTCCTTCATATTTTTATTTCTTCTTACTTTCTCACACTGTAATTAATCATTTCTAAAAAGAATAAGTATCTCCATCGCTAGAAACCAGAATATCATTAGTTAATTTCTTCTCTTCGATAAACTCATTCAATTCTGCTCTAGACAGCCTCCAATGATTAACTGCCTCCATGTGAACAACTACAATTTTATGACACTTGCATGCCGAAGACTTTCGTACCGATATTTTTCTCCCTTTAAATTCTCAAGTTCTAATTCAAATCAATTTATTGAGGAAAATAGTTCTTAATCTGATCTAGATCCTCTTTATCTAATTCCCAATCTAGGGCTTTTATATTATCATCAATATGCTCTTTGCTAACTGCCTTTGGTATGGTAACGATACTTTCCTGTCTTACTATCCAATTCATCGCAACCTGATATGCTGTTTTACCGTACTTGCTCCCTATAGTATCCAGTATCTTTCTTTCCAGGGAACCGACCTGAGGAAAACCTTTCCTACCAAATTTATGTGGCGCAAAACCAAAGGGTGAATATCCCATGATTGTTATACCATTGTCTTTAGAATACGGTAAAATCTCCTTCTCTATTCGTCTATCATGTAAATGGTAAGCTAATTGATTACATACTAATGGGATGCTGCCTAAATGGGACTGGGCCTCTTGCATTAACGGGATCGAAAAGTTACTTACACCAATATACCTGACAATACCCTTCTTAACTAGTTCGGCCATTGCTTCCATCGTCTCTGCAACACCATAGCGCTTGCTTGGCCAATGCTGTAAA from Paenibacillus polygoni encodes the following:
- a CDS encoding aldo/keto reductase — its product is MQYRKLGNTGVYIPVIGQGTWKYGEDRRKEKDEIKALRYGISNGLNLIDTAEEYGDGGAEKIVGQAIHDIRSDVFLVTKVSANNCSYKGVLGAAEASLERLKTDYIDLYLQHWPSKRYGVAETMEAMAELVKKGIVRYIGVSNFSIPLMQEAQSHLGSIPLVCNQLAYHLHDRRIEKEILPYSKDNGITIMGYSPFGFAPHKFGRKGFPQVGSLERKILDTIGSKYGKTAYQVAMNWIVRQESIVTIPKAVSKEHIDDNIKALDWELDKEDLDQIKNYFPQ